One genomic window of Pieris rapae chromosome 15, ilPieRapa1.1, whole genome shotgun sequence includes the following:
- the LOC110992239 gene encoding protein expanded, with amino-acid sequence MRALCSVRGPLGGENRALGAGARLLSLRLPGQPQPIHFVVEAKAKVKELKSLANTHPQLQGMNDTELFGLAILQNGEYLFVDLESKLSKYAPKSWRSSHTHGLDANGKPLLELHLVVQFHVESPLLLHDDVGRHLYYLQLLHNIRSRDALPVEILLLLIGLALQADCGDEESYDNREYFKIEDYAPTSLTGDWVSAAARACHREHRGLTKTDAETRFIREVCLLPDTINSHRYRLKQSKTELEPGTVWLLVTAKGIKILPDKGSTSNFIWSSIGKLSFDRKKFEIRTEEGKITLYSSSEEKCKYLFALCKETHQFSMKLSSKLNEILIREEDERKNCFAYSKSFSLNYNKNKSEQRISLISSTSSNTTSGIVSDRVQSEDELEIMIDTPPAPSTESLAFAHLLDSSNSYKVSSLQMQKSKVRKKSKEDTDKMSKNDTCFEPVPETSRQFEDGDQTGESLADSPSSNMKCTGSQCSSSCSTVIMARAGLSPLSRASNGSSLELGYSHTAQNSMLSDNSTVGIDIEYTQDTASALYDGLGQAATVAASSETSGVYTMGSSELTARSKTYSISQGSRTDYSGSSFDRYNKSCKENDLADFDSVSSILKHKSERTKIHRNPTTQPSSDCIDGINQFCDDNASDNKENVFRERTNSNVSVTSFHGDGSDPTDNKHNILSASELSDLIVGRGIYPKTQSVSDTFDSVSDYVRIPLPFKGENYHQNIDNSVQAATINRSYINNSFFDRPPTPPTRLDSRKGFHLSLPNILDIDGNASIFPKYPDKPPPPYEYNHKTLSSSTSTPTKPPPAYPGSSSSSTFSKQADKEEVEARVVTSKPMITILTAEAGEVNTSGERTFASPMVLEHRFQKSKRHQASSRRAERSKLAQGLTNLSPSREVPPGVNPNVLVAMMKLPPPPPPPRHTRLPPPPPATRLPPPPPPHNPMFHQQLYSDVDYVYYPLQDPSVSQQNYLDHKLTESRISNMHKNGLHYRSTPFLSTSLSCSSTYGSIQNLSDSYVQIPGTRTSWYSMTSRNSTSSHSINLDRPPLPTRIMEVPNFNRTKSHENMIIIKDPPPLKMRRMPPPPPPPYEHKKKLPSHLKEAKPPHCSTSDNILRKKFDATKCDLDIKTLREKSKNLDLPLIAALCNDRSLLKQTKAFGAPKIKPVSQSDCESDRKSTKSDSVTTDNVDKNKSDISNRKLSTGSQKRVLVRNPTDKLPALPGADSHTPRAMSNTYVMHPSVVKTKRTQPSS; translated from the exons ATGCGTGCTCTATGTTCGGTTCGCGGGCCGTTGGGCGGGGAGAACCGCGCGCTCGGCGCAGGCGCACGGCTTCTGTCTCTTCGGCTGCCAGGTCAGCCGCAGCCTATACACTTCGTGGTAGAAGCCAAGGCGAAAGTCAAAGAGCTAAAATCTTTAGCGAACACCCACCCACAGCTGCAAGGCATGAACGATACAGAGCTGTTCGGATTGGCGATTTTGCAAA acgGGGAGTACTTATTTGTTGATTTGGAAAGCAAACTATCAAAATACGCACCAAAGAGCTGGAGATCTTCTCATACTCAT GGTTTAGACGCCAATGGAAAACCATTGCTGGAACTTCACCTAGTCGTACAATTCCACGTGGAAAGTCCTCTACTCTTACACGATGACGTGGGACGCCATTTGTATTATCTCCAATTACTTCACAACATACGCTCAAGGGATGCTTTACCAGTAGAAATACTTTTACTCTTAATAGGACTAGCGTTACAAGCAGATTGTGGTGATGAAGAATCATATGACAATCGGGAGTACTTTAAAATTGAAGATTACGCCCCAACATCCTTAACCGGTGATTGGGTATCGGCTGCTGCAAGAGCTTGTCACCGGGAGCATCGAGGTCTTACAAAAACTGATGCAGAAACCAGATTTATTCGTGAAGTGTGCCTGCTACCTGATACAATTAATTCTCATAGATATCGACTAAAGCAATCAAAGACAGAACTTGAACCAGGTACTGTTTGGTTACTAGTCACGGCAAagggaataaaaatattacccgACAAAGGCTCCACgtcaaattttatttggaGTTCCATTGGCAAGTTGAGTTTTGATCGAAAGAAATTTGAAATCAGAACTGAGGAAGGCAAAATCACATTATATTCATCGAGTGAAgagaaatgtaaatatttattcgctTTATGTAAAGAAACCCATCAGTTTTCAATGAAACTATCATCAAAActgaatgaaattttaatccGAGAAGAAGATGAACGCAAGAATTGTTTCGCTTACTCTAAATCGTTTAGTTTaaactacaataaaaataaaagtgaacaAAGAATATCTCTAATATCGTCAACAAGCTCCAATACTACATCAGGAATTGTTAGTGACAGAGTACAATCTGAAGATGAGTTGGAAATAATGATAGATACGCCTCCTGCTCCATCAACTGAAAGTTTAGCATTTGCTCATCTTTTAGATAGTTCAAATTCATATAAAGTTTCATCATTGCAAATGCAAAAATCCAAAGTTCGTAAGAAAAGTAAAGAAGATACCGATAAAATGTCCAAAAACGATACTTGTTTTGAACCCGTCCCAGAAACAAGCCGACAGTTTGAGGACGGTGATCAAACAGGTGAATCTCTAGCAGATAGCCCATCGAGTAATATGAAATGTACTGGTTCACAATGTTCCTCATCTTGCAGCACAGTCATTATGGCGAGGGCGGGGTTAAGCCCACTTAGCAGAGCTTCCAACGGAAGCAGTTTGGAGTTGGGATATAGTCATACAGCCCAAAATtccatgttaagtgataacagTACAGTAGGAATTGATATAGAATACACACAAGATACAGCATCCGCCTTGTATGACGGTCTTGGACAAGCGGCAACAGTAGCGGCTTCAAGTGAAACCAGCGGTGTTTATACAATGGGAAGTTCAGAACTCACTGCACGTTCGAAGACATATTCCATATCACAAGGTAGCCGAACTGATTACAGCGGTTCATCGTTcgatagatataataaatcatgCAAAGAAAATGATTTAGCAGACTTTGACAGCGTGTcttctatattaaaacataagtcGGAaagaacaaaaatacatagaaatcCAACAACTCAGCCTAGTTCAGATTGCATTGATGGAATTAATCAATTCTGTGATGATAACGCAAgtgataataaagaaaacgtGTTTCGCGAACGCACAAACTCTAATGTTAGCGTTACATCTTTTCATGGCGATGGAAGTGATCCGACtgataataaacacaatatattaAGTGCAAGTGAACTAAGTGATCTAATAGTCGGTCGTGGTATTTATCCCAAAACACAATCCGTCAGTGACACATTTGATTCAGTTTCAGATTACGTTAGAATACCATTGCCGTTTAAAGGCGAAAACTATCatcaaaatatagataattcaGTACAAGCGGCCACAATTAACCGCAGCTACATAAACAATTCATTTTTCGACCGACCTCCGACACCACCAACTCGATTAGACAGCAGAAAAGGGTTTCATTTGTCTTTGCCAAACATTTTAGATATAGATGGCAATGCATCCATTTTCCCAAAGTATCCAGACAAACCGCCTCCACCTTACgaatataatcataaaactTTATCGTCGTCTACCTCCACGCCCACAAAACCTCCGCCTGCATATCCAGGTTCAAGTAGTTCTAGTACTTTTTCAAAACAAGCTGACAAAGAGGAAGTAGAAGCGAGAGTGGTTACATCTAAACCTATGATCACTATTCTCACAGCGGAAGCCGGAGAAGTCAACACATCGGGTGAGCGAACCTTTGCAAGCCCAATGGTTCTGGAACATCGATTTCAAAAGTCCAAGCGTCACCAAGCATCGAGTCGTAGGGCTGAACGTTCAAAATTAGCTCAGGGTCTAACGAATTTATCGCCTTCAAGAGAAGTTCCTCCGGGTGTCAACCCTAACGTCCTAGTAGCGATGATGAAATTACCGCCACCACCTCCTCCGCCACGTCACACGAGACTGCCTCCTCCACCGCCCGCAACGAGGCTGCCGCCCCCGCCTCCACCCCATAACCCTATGTTTCACCAACAACTTTACAGTGACGTGGACTATGTGTACTATCCTCTTCAAGACCCATCTGTGTCCCAACAGAACTACCTCGACCACAAGTTAACTGAATCTCGAATATCAAACATGCACAAAAATGGGTTACACTATAGAAGTACACCATTTCTCTCCACATCGCTATCGTGTTCTTCGACGTATGGCTCGATCCAAAACTTGTCTGATTCCTATGTTCAAATTCCCGGAACGCGTACTAGTTGGTACTCAATGACTAGTCGAAATTCAACAAGTAGCCATTCCATCAATCTAGATAGACCACCATTGCCGACCCGCATCATGGAGGTTCCGAACTTTAATCGAACTAAATCGCACGAAAAcatgataattataaaagaccCACCGCCTTTGAAAATGAGAAGAATGCCGCCTCCGCCACCACCGCCCTATGAACACAAGAAAAAACTCCCATCTCACTTGAAAGAAGCAAAGCCCCCTCATTGTAGTACAAGtgacaatattttaagaaagaaaTTTGATGCAACTAAATGCGATTTAGACATTAAAACGCTTAGAGAAAAAAGCAAGAACTTAGACTTGCCACTCATAGCCGCTTTGTGCAACGACCGTTCACTGTTAAAACAAACTAAAGCCTTTGGCGCCCCAAAAATAAAGCCAGTCAGTCAGTCAGATTGTGAAAGTGATCGAAAAAGTACGAAGTCGGATTCAGTAACCACCGATAATGTAGATAAGAATAAATCTGATATAAGTAACAGGAAATTAAGCACAGGTTCTCAAAAAAGAGTGTTAGTACGCAATCCAACAGATAAACTTCCAGCATTGCCCGGAGCAGACAGTCATACTCCAAGAGCTATGTCTAATACGTATGTTATGCATCCGAGTGTCGTTAAAACAAAGAGAACTCAACCCAGCTCATGA
- the LOC110992240 gene encoding uncharacterized protein LOC110992240, producing MNDLPEASDSNGTTELETLEYLRGVKSSTCLLLTPSPTTLDFKHPLSEEIGDSAFLTLNDDTKSINIGNSEASAGDSSSSGDSNSVAQDPVSAQLINNISMLDYQTLSKNGDIILGQPESKLNGSLSVNNRKLPNFVNWNWPLIRNIILWVVLSALIACLAAIVTMVVTIPKTCNPNLPWHQGKVIYEVFPASFKDSNNDGFGDLKGLIKKLDYIKELGGSAIRLNYIFESHDYPVHFYNTTNTLKIDRSIGILKDFQDLVSAVHKLKMHIILDVPVSSLIGIEPFPISNQSALAHNETTSDLDITTKSILFWVCEQNVDGVYLKNLEMFIADDNFGKSLQIWKELIGSDKIFMASEAALLKATGSSLTVLLNRIDLIDIHIDLNNGVKSLKDKIESVTSGILWEKPHYPWVHWNVGNINSQRISSKTANNTLASIALEMVLPGAVGIFYGDEIGLGSLERYGIESDFHEHEHVHNLATMTFTENDKTETGAILPWNHESIKKPRYEYLNTIKHLIQVRLDTPTIYLRGIYKEGNVLKNIDVRKTVDNLVVIERWFPRRNTCVFVGNFGNQAITTDLSSMFYGGVVVGATNSSLVGTLLYFDKVTFSPNSALIIKLEK from the exons ATGAATGATTTGCCAGAAGCTAGTGATAGCAATGGAACGACTGAACTTGAAACCTTGGAATATCTTCGTGGTGTAAAATCATCAACATGTCTGCTTTTGACTCCAAGTCCAACAACGTTGGATTTTAAGCATCCGCTCTCAGAAGAAATAGGTGACAGTGCTTTTTTAACACTGAATGATGACACCAAGAGCATCAACATTGGAAACTCTg AGGCAAGCGCTGGTGATTCTAGTTCATCAGGAGATTCTAACTCTGTTGCTCAAGACCCTGTCAGTGCCCAgcttattaacaatataagtATGCTGGATTATCAGACTCTTAGCAAAAATGGAGACATCATTTTAGGACag cCGGAAAGTAAACTTAATGGGAGTTTAAGTGTCAACAATAGAAAATTACCTAATTTTGTGAACTGGAACTGGCCTCTAAtaagaaacattattttatgggTTGTACTCTCAGCTCTAATTGCTTGCTTGGCAGCCATTGTAACTATGGTAGTAACTATACCAAAAACTTGTAATCCTAATCTTCCCTGGCATCAAGGTAAGGTAATCTATGAAGTTTTTCCTGCAAGTTTTAAGGATTCAAATAATGATGGTTTTGGTGATTTAAAgggtttgataaaaaaattggattATATTAAAGAGTTAGGAGGTTCTGCTATTCgcctaaattatatatttgaatctCATGACTATCCTGTACACttttataatacaacaaaTACCCTGAAAATTGATAGGAGTATAGGCATTTTGAAAGATTTTCAAGACCTTGTGTCAGCAGTTCATAAACTTAAAATGCATATAATACTAGATGTACCAGTGTCTAGTCTAATTGGAATTGAAccatttccaatttcaaatcAATCTGCTCTGGCACATAACGAGACTACTTCCGACCTCGATATTACTACCAAGAGTATCCTTTTTTGGGTTTGTGAGCAGAATGTTGATggagtatatttaaaaaatttagaaatgtTTATTGCGGATGATAACTTTGGAAAATCATTACAAATTTGGAAAGAACTCATTGGTAGTGACAAAATTTTTATGGCGAGCGAAGCTGCACTCTTGAAAGCCACGGGATCAAGCCTTACAGTATTGCTAAATAGAATAGATTTGATTGATATTCATATAGACTTGAACAATGGTGTGAAGAGTTTAAAAGATAAGATTGAATCAGTAACATCTGGAATCCTTTGGGAAAAACCTCACTATCCATGGGTTCATTGGAATGTAGGCAACATCAACAGTCAAAGGATTTCATCGAAAACAGCCAACAATACTCTTGCTTCAATAGCATTAGAGATGGTTTTGCCTGGTGCAGTAGGAATATTCTACGGCGATGAAATAGGTTTGGGGAGTCTAGAAAGATATGGTATAGAAAGTGATTTCCATGAACATGAACATGTACATAACCTTGCTACTATGACTTTTACCGAAAATGACAAAACAGAAACCGGGGCAATTTTACCTTGGAATCATGAATCTATCAAAAAACCAAggtatgaatatttaaacacTATAAAACACTTAATTCAAGTGAGATTGGACACTCCAACAATATATTTACGGGGGATATATAAAGAGGGtaatgttttgaaaaatatagatgTGCGTAAAACTGTGGACAATCTTGTTGTTATTGAACGCTGGTTTCCGCGAAGAAATACGTGTGTATTTGTTGGTAATTTTGGTAATCAGGCTATAACAACTGATTTATCATCTATGTTTTATGGTGGTGTTGTAGTGGGTGCGACAAATTCATCCCTTGTCGGAACACTTTTATACTTTGATAAGGTTACATTTTCTCCAAATTCAgctcttattataaaattagaaaaataa